Proteins co-encoded in one Amaranthus tricolor cultivar Red isolate AtriRed21 chromosome 7, ASM2621246v1, whole genome shotgun sequence genomic window:
- the LOC130818054 gene encoding ras-related protein Rab11B — MAAYRAEDDYDYLFKVVLIGDSGVGKSNLLSRFTRNEFNLESKSTIGVEFATRSIHVDDKIVKAQIWDTAGQERYRAITSAYYRGAVGALLVYDVTRHVTFENIERWLKELRDHTDSSIVIMLVANKADLRHLRAVSTEDAKAFAERENLFFMETSALESLNVENAFSEVLTQVYHVVCRKALDVGGDPTALPRGQTIDIGKDDVSEVKKVGCCSA; from the exons atggcGGCATACAGAGCTGAAGATGACTACGATTACCTGTTCAAAGTAGTATTGATTGGTGATTCTGGGGTCGGGAAATCTAACCTTCTTTCTCGTTTTACTCGCAATGAATTCAATCTTGAATCAAAGTCTACCATCGGGGTTGAATTTGCTACTCGTAGCATCCATGTTGATGATAAGATCGTCAAAGCTCAGATTTGGGATACTGCTGGTCAGGAAAG GTATCGTGCTATCACAAGTGCATATTACAGAGGGGCTGTTGGTGCTCTACTGGTGTATGATGTTACGAGGCATGTGACGTTTGAGAATATCGAGAGATGGTTAAAGGAATTGCGGGATCATACAGATTCAAGCATTGTGATAATGCTTGTAGCTAATAAGGCCGATTTGAGACACTTGCGTGCTGTTTCCACCGAAGATGCCAAGGCCTTTGCAGAAAGAGAGAACCTCTTCTTCATGGAAACATCTGCCCTCGAGTCTCTGAACGTCGAAAACGCATTCAGCGAAGTCCTCACCCAAGTATACCATGTTGTCTGTCGTAAAGCTCTTGATGTCGGGGGTGACCCAACAGCTTTGCCCAGGGGTCAAACCATTGATATCGGAAAGGATGATGTCTCCGAAGTGAAAAAAGTCGGTTGTTGTTCTGCCTGA